From Salinirubellus salinus, the proteins below share one genomic window:
- a CDS encoding ferritin, which translates to MLKEPIEAALNDQINAELSSEYVYLSMAAYFEDSGVPGFASWMRAQAAEEHAHAMRLYDYVHERDGRVTLDAIDAPQREWASPKAAFQDAYEHEVKISGMIDDLVALAREENDNATENMLQWFVAEQVEEEATARDILDKLELVGQDGPGLLMVSQELGQRGSGGGAGDDGGPDAESME; encoded by the coding sequence ATGCTCAAAGAGCCCATCGAGGCCGCGCTGAACGACCAGATCAACGCCGAACTCTCCTCGGAGTACGTGTACCTCTCCATGGCGGCCTACTTCGAGGACAGCGGCGTCCCCGGGTTCGCATCGTGGATGCGGGCGCAGGCAGCGGAGGAGCACGCCCACGCGATGCGGCTCTACGACTACGTCCACGAGCGGGACGGGCGGGTGACGCTCGACGCTATCGACGCCCCGCAGCGTGAGTGGGCGAGCCCGAAGGCCGCCTTCCAGGACGCCTACGAGCACGAAGTGAAGATATCGGGGATGATCGACGACCTCGTCGCCCTCGCCCGTGAGGAGAACGACAACGCGACCGAGAACATGCTCCAGTGGTTCGTCGCAGAGCAGGTCGAGGAGGAGGCCACGGCACGCGACATCCTCGACAAACTCGAACTCGTGGGCCAGGACGGACCGGGCCTGCTGATGGTCAGTCAGGAACTCGGCCAGCGCGGCAGCGGCGGTGGGGCCGGCGACGACGGTGGGCCCGACGCCGAGTCGATGGAGTAG
- a CDS encoding site-2 protease family protein, which translates to MSLHDSPAVAVLLGLLVFGVVAELLDRSERLPPGVSATGPFLTLSSTRGRTLLDRVARPRWLWRLLGTAGLAIVAGLVVLAAVGVVLAGVAAVLDPASSPIESPGSVLVVPGVNPFLPLAAAPELLFGVLLGLVVHEGAHGVLARAGDIEVESVGLFLLAVVPAGAYVLPAGLDGGDEADSDHERGHRLGWARLYAAGPAANLVGAGVCFLALLVVLGSVAPVAGVAVGGVFADSPAADAGLERGDVLTSLGGRAVGDDDSLHAALANASGTVRVGRRDAPAVTVERSVTVVATSEASDLEPGVRILAVDGRNVSTVAAFREALADDRRAELTLEAPDGSPGGYALKPGLAGRVAPDGPLDEAGAAPDGRVVLVRVAGERVLDRADLGRALADRQPGETVTVEAFEEGDLDTFELTLGGEGDRREPSEASGESDPILGIFPEPGVSGLVLTDFGVEPYPADTYHGALRGAGLPGAADGPLQRGFAFLLLPLAGVVGLAPFGFAGFVGTAREAFVVSGVLAPLGDGAFVLANALFWSAWLQIQLAAFNCIPAYPLDGGRLVRSGVAALGERQGWPDPAERAEWVAIGLTMAMLGVLVVILAVSLLL; encoded by the coding sequence GTGTCCCTCCACGACTCGCCGGCGGTTGCGGTCCTCCTCGGCCTCCTCGTGTTCGGTGTCGTCGCCGAACTCCTCGATCGGAGCGAGCGCCTCCCTCCCGGCGTCTCGGCCACCGGCCCGTTCCTCACGCTCTCCTCGACCCGCGGGCGGACGCTGCTCGACCGGGTCGCTCGACCCCGCTGGCTCTGGCGGCTCCTCGGGACGGCCGGTCTCGCCATCGTCGCTGGACTGGTCGTCCTCGCCGCCGTCGGCGTCGTCCTCGCGGGCGTCGCGGCCGTCCTCGACCCCGCCAGCAGCCCCATCGAGTCACCGGGGAGCGTGCTGGTCGTCCCCGGCGTCAACCCGTTCCTGCCGCTGGCGGCAGCGCCGGAACTCCTGTTCGGCGTCCTGCTCGGCCTGGTGGTCCACGAGGGCGCCCACGGCGTCCTCGCGCGTGCCGGCGACATCGAGGTGGAGTCCGTCGGCCTGTTCCTCCTCGCGGTAGTCCCCGCCGGCGCGTACGTCCTGCCGGCAGGTCTGGACGGCGGTGACGAGGCCGACAGTGACCACGAGCGCGGCCACCGCCTCGGCTGGGCGCGGCTCTACGCCGCCGGCCCCGCGGCGAACCTCGTCGGTGCCGGCGTCTGCTTCCTCGCACTCCTCGTGGTGCTCGGGAGCGTCGCGCCCGTCGCGGGTGTCGCTGTCGGTGGCGTGTTCGCCGACTCTCCGGCAGCCGACGCCGGCCTCGAGCGCGGCGACGTGCTGACGAGCCTCGGTGGACGGGCAGTCGGAGACGACGACTCGCTGCACGCGGCGCTGGCGAACGCCTCCGGGACCGTCCGCGTCGGACGGCGCGACGCCCCGGCAGTCACCGTCGAGCGGAGCGTCACGGTCGTCGCGACGAGCGAGGCGAGCGACCTCGAACCGGGCGTCCGTATCCTCGCCGTCGACGGCCGGAACGTCTCGACGGTGGCGGCGTTCCGCGAGGCGCTCGCGGACGACCGCCGAGCGGAACTGACCCTCGAGGCGCCCGACGGCAGTCCGGGCGGCTACGCACTGAAGCCGGGGCTGGCGGGTCGAGTCGCGCCCGACGGCCCACTCGACGAGGCGGGTGCCGCGCCGGACGGGCGAGTCGTCCTCGTCCGCGTCGCCGGCGAGCGCGTGCTGGACCGTGCGGACCTCGGGCGGGCGCTCGCCGACCGCCAGCCCGGTGAGACGGTCACCGTCGAGGCGTTCGAGGAGGGCGACCTCGACACGTTCGAGCTGACGCTCGGTGGGGAGGGCGACCGAAGGGAGCCCTCGGAAGCGAGCGGTGAGTCCGACCCGATACTCGGTATCTTCCCCGAACCCGGCGTCTCGGGACTCGTCCTGACCGACTTCGGGGTCGAACCGTACCCAGCAGACACCTATCACGGCGCGCTCAGGGGGGCGGGCCTGCCGGGGGCGGCCGACGGCCCCCTCCAGCGCGGGTTCGCGTTCCTCCTCCTGCCGCTCGCGGGCGTGGTGGGTCTCGCCCCGTTCGGGTTCGCCGGGTTCGTCGGCACGGCACGCGAGGCGTTCGTCGTCTCGGGGGTGCTCGCACCGCTCGGCGACGGCGCGTTCGTCCTCGCCAACGCGCTGTTCTGGTCGGCGTGGCTCCAGATCCAGCTCGCGGCGTTCAACTGCATCCCCGCCTACCCGCTCGACGGTGGGCGGCTGGTCCGGTCGGGCGTCGCGGCGCTCGGCGAGCGACAGGGGTGGCCCGACCCAGCCGAGCGGGCGGAGTGGGTCGCTATCGGCCTGACCATGGCGATGCTGGGTGTGCTCGTGGTGATATTGGCCGTCTCGCTACTGCTCTGA
- the gpmI gene encoding 2,3-bisphosphoglycerate-independent phosphoglycerate mutase: MRAALVILDGWGIGSGEATGDHRDAVTTAETPAFDGYTEEGAFGTLRTDGRNVGLPEGQFGNSEVGHLNIGAGRVVVQDSTRVSDAVAEGTLGENDAIASAFDHADANDGRVHLLGLVSDGGVHSSQEHLHALLRAAAARDTDAVTHAFTDGRDTAPKSGAGYLADLQSVVEDAGTGHVASVTGRYYAMDRDENWERTKRAYDAIVNREAPHEASDPVTACERSYERGDTDEFVEPTLVAGGPALAAGDAVVLFNFRADRARQLTRMLADLRPEWAFDTTPPETRLVTMTEYDATFGLPVAFEPNQPEQVLGEVVSAAGLTQLRVAETEKYAHVTYFLNGGREVEFDGELREIVPSPDVPTYDLQPEMAAPAVTDQTVDLVGLEDPDLLVLNYANPDMVGHTGAFDAAVAACEAVDDCLSRLVPALRDAGAHVLLTADHGNADDMGSVSDPHTAHTTNPVPFVHLPPEGASDRSVRDGGVLADVAPTLLELMGLGQPAEMTGTSLLD; encoded by the coding sequence ATGAGAGCGGCGCTCGTGATACTCGACGGGTGGGGCATCGGCTCCGGTGAGGCGACGGGCGACCACCGTGACGCCGTGACGACGGCCGAGACTCCCGCGTTCGACGGCTACACGGAGGAGGGCGCCTTCGGCACCCTCCGCACCGACGGGCGGAACGTCGGCCTCCCCGAGGGCCAGTTCGGCAACAGCGAGGTCGGACACCTCAACATCGGGGCCGGCCGCGTCGTCGTCCAGGACTCCACGCGGGTGAGCGACGCCGTCGCGGAGGGCACCCTCGGCGAGAACGACGCCATCGCGAGTGCGTTCGACCACGCCGACGCGAACGACGGCCGTGTCCACCTCCTGGGCCTCGTCAGCGACGGCGGCGTCCACTCCTCGCAGGAACACCTCCACGCCCTGCTCCGGGCCGCCGCGGCGCGCGACACCGACGCCGTCACCCACGCGTTCACCGACGGCCGGGACACCGCGCCGAAGTCGGGCGCGGGTTACCTCGCGGACCTCCAGTCCGTCGTCGAGGACGCCGGCACCGGCCACGTCGCCTCCGTCACCGGCCGGTACTACGCGATGGACCGGGACGAGAACTGGGAGCGCACGAAGCGGGCCTACGACGCCATCGTCAACCGCGAGGCCCCACACGAGGCCTCCGACCCTGTCACCGCCTGCGAGCGCTCCTACGAGCGCGGCGACACGGACGAGTTCGTCGAACCCACGCTCGTCGCGGGCGGTCCGGCGCTCGCGGCTGGGGACGCGGTCGTCCTCTTCAACTTCCGCGCCGACCGGGCGCGCCAGCTCACCCGGATGCTCGCCGACCTGCGCCCGGAGTGGGCGTTCGACACCACGCCCCCGGAGACGCGACTGGTCACGATGACCGAGTACGACGCCACCTTCGGCCTCCCGGTCGCGTTCGAGCCGAACCAGCCAGAACAGGTCCTCGGCGAGGTGGTCTCGGCGGCGGGCCTCACCCAGCTCCGCGTCGCCGAGACCGAGAAGTACGCCCACGTCACCTACTTCCTCAACGGCGGCCGCGAGGTCGAGTTCGACGGCGAACTGCGCGAGATCGTCCCCTCGCCGGACGTGCCCACCTACGACCTGCAGCCGGAGATGGCGGCGCCGGCGGTGACCGACCAGACGGTCGACCTCGTGGGGCTCGAGGACCCCGACCTGCTCGTGTTGAACTACGCGAACCCGGACATGGTGGGCCATACGGGCGCGTTCGACGCCGCGGTCGCGGCCTGCGAGGCCGTCGACGACTGTCTCTCGCGACTCGTCCCGGCGCTGCGGGACGCCGGTGCGCACGTCCTCCTCACTGCGGACCACGGCAACGCCGACGATATGGGTAGCGTGTCGGACCCGCACACGGCCCACACGACCAACCCGGTCCCGTTCGTCCACCTGCCGCCCGAGGGCGCCAGTGACCGGTCGGTCCGCGACGGCGGCGTCCTCGCCGACGTGGCCCCGACCCTCCTCGAGCTGATGGGACTGGGCCAGCCGGCCGAGATGACCGGCACCTCGCTGCTCGACTGA
- a CDS encoding amidohydrolase, protein MTRPADLVLTNAEVHTLAAPPDGHAGLVADAEAHDGVFEDGAVAVRDGRIVRVGTAYEVEFLEGAGTTVVDCGGRVLLPGFVDAHTHMEVVGRRLVHADLGGADSRADAVARLRVEARESDGWVQGYGYDESEWGETAYLRREELDEVSETRPVVAFREDLHTASVNGIALDILGLSADHPNVQTEDGRPTGVLTESAVEVLNEAIAPDVATTRRRVVAARDHAHELGVTAVHDMVRGGHVARVYRELDTAGSLVLRVRINYWTDHLDAVSEAGLVTNAGSEFVRTGAIKTFTDGSIGGRTAKVSKPYADAEEEGDEDGHGEWVVTPEELREWVDRAEEAGFQFTAHAIGDVAVRETLAAYRDTAAPDEARHRVEHAEILDEAHVREFAESDVVASVQPNFHRWAREGGLYESRLGARRTSGTNPLGALAEAGVPLAFGSDSMPLGPLYGVGQAVTAPAAGQRLSVTESLAAYTRGAAYAGFDEGRMGTVEAGTLADLVVLEESPWSVADEAIGDVEVWRTVVDGRVVYRA, encoded by the coding sequence ATGACGCGACCCGCCGACCTGGTCCTCACGAACGCGGAAGTGCACACGCTCGCGGCGCCACCGGACGGACACGCTGGCCTCGTCGCGGACGCCGAGGCACACGACGGGGTGTTCGAGGACGGCGCCGTCGCCGTGCGGGACGGCCGTATCGTCCGCGTCGGGACGGCCTACGAGGTCGAGTTCCTCGAAGGGGCGGGCACCACCGTCGTCGACTGCGGCGGGCGGGTCCTCCTGCCCGGGTTCGTCGACGCCCACACGCACATGGAGGTGGTGGGTCGTCGACTAGTCCACGCCGACCTCGGCGGCGCGGACTCGCGGGCCGACGCCGTCGCCCGACTCAGGGTCGAGGCCCGCGAGAGCGATGGGTGGGTGCAGGGGTACGGCTACGACGAGTCCGAGTGGGGCGAGACGGCGTACCTGCGCCGGGAGGAACTCGACGAGGTCAGCGAGACGCGCCCGGTGGTCGCCTTCCGCGAGGACCTCCACACCGCGTCGGTCAACGGCATCGCGCTGGACATCCTCGGACTCTCGGCCGACCACCCGAACGTCCAGACCGAGGACGGCCGCCCGACCGGCGTGTTGACCGAGAGCGCCGTCGAGGTGCTGAACGAGGCCATCGCACCGGACGTGGCGACGACCCGCCGTCGCGTCGTGGCGGCACGCGACCACGCCCACGAGCTCGGGGTGACGGCCGTCCACGACATGGTCCGCGGTGGACACGTCGCGCGTGTCTACCGCGAACTCGACACGGCGGGTTCGCTCGTCCTGCGAGTCCGCATCAACTACTGGACCGACCACCTCGACGCCGTCAGCGAGGCTGGGCTGGTGACGAACGCCGGGAGCGAGTTCGTCCGCACGGGCGCCATCAAGACGTTCACCGACGGCTCCATCGGTGGGCGGACGGCGAAGGTGTCGAAACCCTACGCCGACGCCGAGGAGGAGGGCGACGAGGACGGGCACGGCGAGTGGGTCGTCACCCCCGAGGAACTCCGCGAGTGGGTCGACCGGGCCGAGGAGGCCGGGTTCCAGTTCACCGCCCACGCCATCGGCGACGTGGCCGTCCGCGAGACGCTCGCCGCCTACCGCGACACGGCGGCACCGGACGAAGCCCGCCACAGGGTCGAACACGCGGAGATACTCGACGAGGCACACGTTCGGGAGTTCGCGGAGAGCGACGTCGTCGCCAGCGTCCAGCCGAACTTCCACCGGTGGGCGCGCGAGGGCGGGCTGTACGAGTCACGACTCGGTGCGCGGCGCACGAGCGGCACGAACCCGCTGGGCGCACTCGCCGAGGCGGGCGTCCCCCTCGCGTTCGGGAGCGACAGCATGCCGCTCGGGCCGCTCTACGGGGTGGGGCAGGCCGTGACCGCACCGGCGGCCGGCCAGCGCCTCTCGGTCACCGAGTCGCTCGCCGCCTACACCCGCGGCGCCGCCTACGCGGGCTTCGACGAGGGACGGATGGGGACCGTCGAGGCGGGTACCCTCGCGGACCTCGTAGTGCTGGAGGAGTCGCCGTGGTCGGTGGCCGACGAGGCGATCGGCGACGTCGAGGTCTGGCGGACTGTGGTCGACGGCCGCGTCGTCTACCGAGCCTGA
- the hmgA gene encoding hydroxymethylglutaryl-CoA reductase (NADPH), whose amino-acid sequence MTDTDADAAELAERVRDGDLRLHELEAHADADTAAAARRRLLETETGADLSTSGAYAFDAAVADSAIENMVGATQVPLGIVGPIEVDGGAVTDTKWLPLATTEGALLASVNRGVSATRKAGGATARVLKSKMTRAPVFKVRDVAEAGEVVSWVRENEAHLREAAESTTSHGELLEVTPYVVGDNVFLRFGYDTKDAMGMNMATIATQEACEVVEAETPADLVALSGNLCTDKKPAAINAVEGRGRTVSADVEIPREVVESVFKTTPEAMAEANTRKNLVGSAKAGSLGFNAQAANVVAAAFLALGQDIAQVVEGSNAITTMDVRDGSLYASVTLASLEVGTVGGGTKLPTQAEALDVVGVRGGGDPAGSNADALAEVIAVAALGGELSLVGALSASHLASAHEELGR is encoded by the coding sequence ATGACCGATACGGACGCCGACGCGGCCGAACTCGCCGAGCGAGTCCGCGACGGCGACCTGCGACTGCACGAACTGGAAGCACACGCGGACGCCGACACGGCCGCGGCGGCCCGTCGTCGCCTGCTCGAGACGGAGACGGGCGCCGACCTCTCGACGAGTGGGGCGTACGCGTTCGACGCCGCGGTGGCCGACTCGGCCATCGAGAACATGGTCGGCGCCACGCAGGTTCCCCTCGGAATCGTCGGCCCCATCGAGGTTGACGGGGGCGCCGTGACGGACACGAAGTGGCTCCCGCTCGCCACGACCGAGGGGGCGCTCCTCGCCTCGGTCAACCGAGGCGTCTCGGCGACGCGGAAGGCCGGCGGTGCGACGGCGCGCGTCCTGAAGTCGAAGATGACCCGCGCGCCCGTGTTCAAGGTCCGCGACGTGGCCGAGGCCGGCGAGGTCGTCTCGTGGGTCCGCGAGAACGAGGCCCACCTCCGCGAGGCGGCCGAGTCGACCACGAGCCACGGCGAGCTCCTCGAGGTCACCCCGTACGTCGTCGGTGACAACGTCTTCCTGCGGTTCGGCTACGACACGAAGGACGCGATGGGGATGAACATGGCCACCATCGCCACGCAGGAGGCCTGCGAGGTGGTCGAAGCCGAGACGCCCGCCGACCTCGTCGCGCTCTCGGGGAACCTCTGTACCGACAAGAAGCCCGCCGCCATCAACGCCGTCGAGGGGCGGGGGCGGACCGTCTCGGCGGACGTGGAGATCCCACGCGAGGTGGTCGAGTCGGTGTTCAAGACCACGCCCGAGGCGATGGCCGAGGCGAACACGCGGAAGAACCTCGTCGGGAGTGCGAAGGCGGGGTCGCTCGGATTCAACGCGCAGGCCGCGAACGTGGTCGCCGCGGCGTTCCTCGCGCTCGGACAGGACATCGCGCAGGTGGTCGAGGGGAGCAACGCTATCACGACGATGGACGTGCGTGACGGGTCGCTCTACGCGAGCGTCACCCTCGCCTCACTCGAGGTCGGGACCGTCGGGGGCGGCACCAAGCTCCCGACGCAGGCCGAGGCGCTCGACGTGGTCGGGGTCCGCGGCGGCGGCGACCCGGCCGGGTCGAACGCCGACGCGCTCGCCGAGGTCATCGCGGTGGCGGCGCTCGGCGGCGAACTCTCGCTCGTCGGGGCGCTCTCGGCGTCGCACCTCGCGAGCGCCCACGAGGAACTGGGCCGGTAG
- a CDS encoding cupin domain-containing protein, with protein MERVPLAESDTVEAVPDVHLAQLAAGERMSVQHFRIDPGATVPEHSHHHEQAGFVYRGELTFSLADGEEVVVGAGDAYDIAGEEVHGAENRGEEPVEGVDIFSPPRPDPDWAE; from the coding sequence ATGGAACGCGTTCCGCTCGCGGAGAGCGACACGGTCGAGGCCGTCCCGGACGTCCACCTCGCGCAGCTGGCCGCCGGCGAGAGGATGAGCGTCCAGCACTTCCGTATCGACCCCGGTGCCACCGTGCCGGAGCACAGCCACCACCACGAGCAGGCGGGGTTCGTCTACCGTGGCGAACTCACGTTCTCCCTCGCCGACGGTGAGGAGGTGGTGGTCGGTGCGGGTGACGCCTACGACATCGCAGGCGAGGAGGTCCACGGCGCCGAGAACCGCGGCGAGGAGCCCGTCGAGGGGGTCGACATCTTCTCGCCGCCGCGACCGGACCCGGACTGGGCCGAGTGA
- a CDS encoding acetamidase/formamidase family protein, with product MPTPDHHLSHEDALHHDWDPTRDPALTVSPGEVVRFDCLDASGGRLSPGTGVEELRNAEFLGHPLTGPVAVEGAEPGDGLVVELLSVETGDWGVTYTYPGDDGGSGLLPDTAPDGVVHHWDLTGDTAEFRGCEIPLAPFPGNLGLAPADGPSSTVPPRNVGGNLDVRHLVAGSRLHLPVAVAGGRFSIGDGHGAQGDGEVCITAIECPTTVDVRFEVVDDAPEVPWFETPGGGQDWREGPALCTTGIGPDLHAGAEQALSGMLDRLEERGFDRPDAYVLCSVACDLQVSQVVNAPNWTVTARLPERVLP from the coding sequence ATGCCGACACCAGACCACCATCTCTCGCACGAGGATGCCCTCCACCACGACTGGGACCCGACCCGCGACCCCGCACTCACCGTCTCGCCGGGCGAGGTGGTCCGCTTCGACTGTCTGGACGCCAGTGGGGGCCGCCTCTCGCCCGGCACCGGCGTCGAGGAACTCCGGAACGCGGAGTTCCTGGGTCACCCACTCACCGGTCCGGTCGCCGTCGAGGGTGCCGAACCGGGTGACGGGCTCGTGGTGGAACTCCTCTCGGTCGAGACGGGCGACTGGGGCGTGACCTACACCTATCCGGGCGACGACGGCGGGTCCGGTCTCCTGCCCGACACCGCGCCCGACGGCGTGGTCCACCACTGGGACCTCACGGGGGACACCGCCGAGTTCCGCGGCTGCGAGATACCGCTCGCGCCGTTCCCCGGGAACCTCGGGCTCGCGCCCGCTGACGGCCCCTCCTCCACCGTCCCGCCGCGGAACGTCGGCGGGAACCTCGACGTCCGCCACCTCGTCGCCGGGTCCCGGCTCCACCTCCCCGTGGCGGTCGCTGGCGGCCGGTTCTCCATCGGCGACGGCCACGGCGCACAGGGCGACGGCGAGGTCTGTATCACCGCCATCGAGTGCCCGACGACGGTGGACGTGCGGTTCGAGGTCGTGGACGACGCCCCCGAGGTGCCGTGGTTCGAGACGCCCGGCGGAGGGCAGGACTGGCGCGAGGGCCCCGCGCTCTGCACGACCGGCATCGGCCCGGACCTCCACGCGGGTGCGGAGCAGGCGCTCTCGGGGATGCTCGACAGGCTGGAGGAACGTGGGTTCGACCGGCCGGACGCCTACGTGCTCTGCTCGGTCGCCTGCGACCTGCAGGTGAGTCAGGTCGTGAACGCGCCGAACTGGACGGTGACGGCCCGACTGCCCGAGCGGGTGTTGCCGTAG
- a CDS encoding DUF5817 domain-containing protein — protein sequence MYAVVGCSNCDALWVVEGRPDSTSCPRCEKRHRFGKLKKFHETPDATEAREARSRLFATRSGHADSLEDLDDFETLGREAERAGVDEDEYLEASGVDTSEVAAAGERAERGQNRSRSRREVVLDALREQDRPTAAEVREYATDAGVPAEYVDRALQKLSRAGEVSESGGRYRLL from the coding sequence ATGTACGCGGTCGTCGGCTGCAGCAACTGTGACGCCCTCTGGGTGGTGGAGGGACGGCCCGACTCGACCTCCTGTCCGCGCTGTGAGAAGCGCCACCGCTTCGGGAAGTTGAAGAAGTTCCACGAGACGCCCGACGCCACCGAGGCCCGCGAGGCTCGCTCCCGACTCTTCGCGACCCGGAGCGGCCACGCCGACTCGCTGGAGGACCTCGATGACTTCGAGACACTCGGCCGCGAGGCGGAGCGCGCGGGTGTCGACGAGGACGAGTACCTCGAGGCGAGCGGCGTCGACACCTCGGAGGTGGCCGCCGCGGGCGAACGTGCGGAGCGTGGACAGAATCGCTCGCGCTCCCGTCGCGAGGTGGTGCTCGACGCCCTCCGGGAACAGGACCGACCCACGGCGGCGGAGGTCCGCGAGTACGCCACCGACGCGGGAGTCCCCGCCGAGTACGTCGACCGCGCGCTGCAGAAGCTCTCGCGGGCTGGCGAGGTCAGCGAGTCCGGGGGCCGCTACCGACTGCTCTGA
- a CDS encoding tRNA (N(6)-L-threonylcarbamoyladenosine(37)-C(2))-methylthiotransferase, with amino-acid sequence MARYHIETYGCTSNRGESREIERRLRDAGHHRTPLEEADVAILNTCTVVEKTERNMLRRAEELEAEVADLYVTGCMALAQGDEFADAGVDAQVMGWDEVPEAVTNGECPTTTPDAEPILDGVVGILPIARGCMSNCSYCITKFATGRIDSPPVEENVRKAEALVHAGAKEIRVTGQDTGVYGWDTGDRKLPELLDRICDIDGEFRVRVGMANPGGVHGIREELADVFARNEKLYDFIHLPVQSGSDEVLETMRRQHRVDKFRDIVETFDERLDHWTLSTDFIVGFPTETDADHQQSMDLLAEVRPEKVNVTRFSKRPGTDAADMKGLGGTLKKERSKAMSELKREVVSEVHREMVGSRREVLVVEQGHGDSVKCRDSAYRQVIVQDASEHGVEPGDFLTVEVTGAQPMYCFGEPVDSLAEREPAPADD; translated from the coding sequence ATGGCCCGGTACCACATCGAGACGTACGGGTGTACCTCCAACCGGGGTGAGAGCCGGGAGATAGAGCGCCGCCTGCGCGACGCCGGCCACCACCGGACACCGCTCGAGGAGGCGGACGTCGCCATCCTCAACACCTGTACCGTCGTCGAGAAAACGGAGCGCAACATGCTCCGACGGGCCGAGGAACTCGAAGCGGAGGTCGCGGACCTCTACGTCACGGGCTGCATGGCGCTGGCGCAGGGCGACGAGTTCGCCGACGCCGGCGTCGACGCGCAGGTCATGGGCTGGGACGAGGTGCCCGAGGCCGTCACCAACGGCGAGTGCCCGACCACGACGCCCGACGCCGAACCCATCCTCGACGGCGTCGTCGGCATCCTCCCCATCGCTCGCGGCTGCATGAGCAACTGCTCGTACTGCATCACGAAGTTCGCCACCGGACGCATCGACTCCCCGCCCGTCGAGGAGAACGTCCGCAAGGCCGAGGCGCTCGTCCACGCCGGCGCGAAGGAGATCCGCGTCACCGGGCAGGACACCGGTGTCTACGGCTGGGACACGGGCGACCGGAAGCTCCCCGAACTGCTCGACCGCATCTGCGACATCGACGGGGAGTTCCGCGTCCGCGTGGGGATGGCGAATCCCGGCGGCGTCCACGGCATCCGCGAGGAACTGGCCGACGTCTTCGCCCGGAACGAGAAGCTCTACGACTTCATCCACCTGCCCGTGCAGTCCGGGAGCGACGAGGTGCTCGAAACGATGCGTCGCCAGCACCGCGTCGACAAGTTCCGCGACATCGTCGAGACGTTCGACGAGCGACTGGACCACTGGACGCTCTCGACGGACTTCATCGTCGGGTTCCCCACCGAGACGGACGCGGATCACCAGCAGTCGATGGACCTCCTCGCCGAGGTGCGCCCGGAGAAGGTGAACGTCACGCGCTTCTCGAAGCGTCCCGGCACCGACGCCGCCGACATGAAGGGTCTCGGCGGGACGCTGAAGAAGGAGCGCTCGAAGGCGATGAGCGAACTCAAGCGCGAGGTCGTGAGCGAGGTCCACCGCGAGATGGTCGGTTCCCGGCGAGAGGTGCTGGTCGTGGAGCAGGGGCACGGGGACAGCGTGAAGTGCCGCGACTCGGCCTACCGTCAGGTGATCGTGCAGGACGCGAGCGAGCACGGCGTCGAACCGGGCGACTTCCTGACGGTGGAGGTCACGGGCGCCCAGCCGATGTACTGCTTCGGCGAACCGGTCGACTCGCTCGCCGAGCGAGAGCCTGCTCCGGCGGACGACTGA
- a CDS encoding DoxX family membrane protein, with translation MATKNRQLLQTEMLGRDVSFEYSEHWIGYAMVFMRVTMGWVLLQGGLTKLVTYLNADASDNWTASGFLMHAIPEGNPLMGLWGAFAGSPIIDMLVMWGLTLTGFGLIIGAAVRWNAFWGAVMMLFFWLASLTGGLLQGLPVAHGWVVDDHLIYAILLFGLGAMGAGRILGVDAYLEKMDFVERIPALRYLLG, from the coding sequence ATGGCAACGAAAAACCGTCAACTGCTGCAGACCGAGATGCTGGGCCGTGATGTATCGTTCGAGTACTCCGAGCACTGGATCGGTTACGCGATGGTGTTCATGCGGGTGACGATGGGTTGGGTCCTCCTCCAGGGTGGCCTGACCAAGCTCGTCACCTACCTGAACGCGGACGCCAGCGACAACTGGACCGCCTCCGGCTTCCTCATGCACGCTATCCCCGAGGGGAACCCCCTGATGGGCCTCTGGGGGGCGTTCGCCGGAAGCCCGATCATCGACATGCTCGTCATGTGGGGCCTGACCCTCACCGGCTTCGGTCTCATCATCGGGGCCGCCGTGCGCTGGAACGCGTTCTGGGGAGCAGTCATGATGCTGTTCTTCTGGCTCGCGAGCCTGACGGGCGGCCTCCTGCAGGGCCTGCCGGTGGCCCACGGCTGGGTCGTCGACGACCACCTCATCTACGCCATCCTGCTGTTCGGCCTCGGTGCGATGGGTGCCGGCCGCATCCTCGGCGTCGACGCCTACCTCGAGAAGATGGACTTCGTCGAGCGGATTCCGGCGCTCCGGTACCTCCTCGGCTGA